In Rhodococcus sp. OK302, one genomic interval encodes:
- the rpoB gene encoding DNA-directed RNA polymerase subunit beta, whose protein sequence is MLEGRILAVSSQTKAVSGIPGAPKRVSFAKVREPLDVPGLLDVQTDSFEWLIGAQSWRERAAALGDNAVSGGLEDILAELSPIEDFSGSMSLSFSDPRFDEVKASTDECKDKDMTYAAPLFVTAEFINNNTGEIKSQTVFMGDFPMMTPKGTFIINGTERVVVSQLVRSPGVYFDVSVDKSTEKDLHSVKVIPGRGAWLEFDVDKRDTVGVRIDRKRRQPVTVLLKALGWTTEQITERFGFSEILMATLEKDNTAGTDEALLDIYRKLRPGEPPTKESAQTLLENLFFKDKRYDLARVGRYKINKKLGLNAGQPIVASTLTEEDIVATVEYLVRLHAGDLSMTAPDGVEVPVEVDDIDHFGNRRLRTVGELIQNQIRVGLSRMERVVRERMTTQDVEAITPQTLINIRPVVAAIKEFFGTSQLSQFMDQNNPLSGLTHKRRLSALGPGGLSRERAGLEVRDVHPSHYGRMCPIETPEGPNIGLIGSLSVYARVNPFGFIETPYRQVVDGQVTDVVDYLTADEEDRHVVAQANSAIDREGRFTDAKILVRRKGGEVEFVSSTDIDYMDVSPRQMVSVATAMIPFLEHDDANRALMGANMQRQAVPLVRSEAPLVGTGMELRAAVDAGDVIITEKTGVVEEISADFVTVMADDGSRKTYRMRKFARSNQGTCANQRPIVDEGQRVEAGQVLADGPCTENGEMALGKNLLVAIMPWEGHNYEDAIILSQRLVEEDVLTSIHIEEHEIDARDTKLGAEEITRDIPNVSDEVLADLDERGIIRIGAEVRDGDVLVGKVTPKGETELTPEERLLRAIFGEKAREVRDTSLKVPHGETGKVIGIRVFSRDDDDDLPPGVNELVRVYVAQKRKIQDGDKLAGRHGNKGVIGKILPQEDMPFLSDGTPVDIILNTHGVPRRMNIGQVLETHLGWIGKTGWNIQIAADGTRPDWAATLPEEMLSAPADSNIATPVFDGAKEDELTGLLASTIPNRDGEQMVGPDGKATLFDGRSGEPFPYPVSVGYMYIIKLHHLVDDKIHARSTGPYSMITQQPLGGKAQFGGQRFGEMECWAMQAYGAAYTLQELLTIKSDDVVGRVKVYEAIVKGENIPEPGIPESFKVLLKELQSLCLNVEVLSSDGAAITMADGDDEDLERAAANLGINLSRNEAATVDDLAN, encoded by the coding sequence GTGCTGGAAGGACGCATCTTGGCAGTCTCTAGCCAGACCAAGGCAGTTTCCGGAATCCCCGGAGCCCCGAAGAGGGTTTCGTTCGCGAAAGTTCGCGAACCCCTCGATGTTCCCGGGCTTCTTGATGTTCAAACCGATTCGTTCGAGTGGTTGATCGGCGCGCAGAGTTGGCGCGAACGAGCAGCAGCTCTCGGCGACAATGCAGTGTCCGGCGGTCTCGAAGACATCCTCGCGGAGCTTTCTCCGATCGAGGATTTCTCCGGCTCTATGTCACTCTCCTTCTCTGATCCTCGATTCGACGAGGTCAAGGCCTCGACGGACGAGTGCAAAGACAAGGACATGACCTACGCGGCGCCTTTGTTCGTCACCGCGGAGTTCATCAACAACAACACTGGTGAGATCAAGAGCCAGACGGTCTTCATGGGTGATTTCCCGATGATGACCCCTAAGGGCACCTTCATCATCAACGGCACGGAGCGCGTGGTCGTCTCGCAGCTCGTGCGTTCTCCCGGTGTGTACTTCGACGTGAGCGTCGACAAGAGCACCGAGAAGGATCTGCACAGCGTCAAGGTGATCCCGGGTCGTGGCGCATGGCTCGAATTCGACGTCGACAAGCGTGACACCGTTGGTGTCCGTATCGACCGTAAGCGTCGCCAGCCCGTTACCGTCCTGCTCAAGGCACTCGGCTGGACCACGGAGCAGATCACGGAGCGCTTCGGCTTCTCCGAGATCCTCATGGCCACGCTGGAGAAGGACAACACCGCCGGCACCGATGAGGCGTTGCTCGATATCTACCGCAAGCTGCGTCCGGGCGAGCCCCCCACCAAGGAGAGCGCGCAGACTCTGCTGGAGAACTTGTTCTTCAAGGACAAGCGTTACGACCTCGCTCGCGTGGGTCGTTACAAGATCAACAAGAAGCTGGGCCTGAACGCTGGTCAGCCGATCGTTGCATCGACGCTCACCGAAGAAGACATCGTCGCGACAGTCGAGTACCTCGTGCGTTTGCACGCTGGCGACCTGTCGATGACGGCTCCGGACGGCGTCGAGGTTCCCGTCGAGGTCGACGACATCGACCACTTCGGCAACCGTCGTCTGCGTACCGTCGGCGAGCTCATCCAGAACCAGATCCGCGTGGGCCTGTCCCGCATGGAGCGCGTGGTTCGTGAGCGCATGACCACGCAGGACGTCGAGGCAATCACGCCTCAGACACTGATCAACATCCGCCCGGTCGTCGCTGCGATCAAGGAGTTCTTCGGAACGTCCCAGCTGTCGCAGTTCATGGACCAGAACAACCCGCTGTCGGGGCTGACGCACAAGCGTCGTCTGTCCGCCCTCGGCCCGGGTGGTCTGTCCCGTGAGCGCGCCGGCCTCGAGGTTCGCGACGTTCACCCGTCGCACTACGGCCGCATGTGCCCGATCGAGACTCCGGAAGGCCCGAACATCGGCCTGATCGGTTCTCTGTCGGTGTACGCACGAGTCAACCCGTTCGGGTTCATCGAGACGCCGTACCGCCAGGTTGTCGACGGACAGGTCACCGACGTCGTCGATTACCTGACTGCCGACGAAGAGGACCGTCACGTCGTCGCTCAGGCCAACTCGGCCATCGACCGTGAAGGCCGCTTCACCGACGCGAAGATCCTTGTCCGTCGTAAGGGTGGCGAGGTCGAGTTCGTCTCGTCCACCGACATCGACTACATGGACGTTTCGCCGCGCCAGATGGTGTCCGTCGCTACCGCGATGATTCCGTTCCTCGAGCACGACGATGCAAACCGTGCCCTGATGGGCGCGAACATGCAGCGTCAGGCTGTCCCGCTGGTTCGCAGCGAGGCTCCTCTCGTAGGTACCGGTATGGAGCTGCGTGCAGCTGTGGATGCCGGCGACGTCATCATCACCGAGAAGACGGGCGTGGTGGAGGAAATCTCCGCTGACTTCGTCACGGTTATGGCTGACGACGGAAGTCGCAAGACGTACCGGATGCGTAAGTTCGCTCGCTCCAACCAGGGCACCTGCGCCAACCAGCGTCCGATCGTGGACGAGGGACAGCGCGTCGAAGCCGGCCAGGTTCTGGCCGACGGTCCTTGCACGGAGAACGGCGAGATGGCGCTGGGCAAGAACTTGCTCGTCGCAATCATGCCGTGGGAAGGCCACAACTACGAGGACGCGATCATTCTGTCGCAGCGCCTCGTGGAAGAGGACGTCCTGACCTCGATTCACATCGAGGAGCACGAGATCGATGCCCGCGACACCAAGCTCGGTGCCGAGGAAATCACTCGCGACATCCCGAACGTCTCCGACGAGGTCCTCGCTGACCTCGACGAGCGCGGCATCATCCGTATCGGTGCCGAGGTTCGTGACGGCGACGTGCTGGTCGGAAAGGTCACGCCGAAGGGCGAGACCGAGCTGACCCCCGAAGAGCGCCTCCTTCGCGCCATCTTCGGTGAGAAGGCTCGCGAGGTTCGTGACACGTCCCTCAAGGTTCCTCACGGTGAGACCGGCAAGGTCATCGGCATCCGCGTCTTCTCGCGTGATGACGACGACGATCTGCCTCCCGGTGTCAACGAGCTCGTCCGCGTGTACGTGGCACAGAAGCGCAAGATCCAGGACGGCGACAAGCTCGCCGGCCGCCACGGTAACAAGGGCGTCATCGGCAAGATCCTGCCGCAGGAAGACATGCCGTTCCTCTCGGACGGCACGCCTGTCGACATCATCCTGAACACGCACGGCGTCCCGCGTCGTATGAATATCGGTCAGGTCCTGGAGACCCACCTCGGGTGGATCGGCAAGACCGGCTGGAATATTCAGATCGCGGCTGACGGCACCCGTCCGGACTGGGCTGCGACCCTGCCGGAAGAGATGCTGTCCGCTCCCGCCGACTCGAACATCGCCACCCCGGTGTTCGACGGCGCGAAGGAAGACGAGCTCACTGGTCTTCTTGCCTCCACAATCCCGAACCGTGACGGCGAGCAGATGGTCGGACCCGACGGAAAGGCCACCTTGTTCGACGGCCGCTCCGGCGAGCCGTTCCCGTACCCGGTCTCGGTCGGTTACATGTACATCATCAAGCTGCACCACTTGGTCGACGACAAGATCCACGCTCGTTCGACCGGTCCGTACTCGATGATCACGCAGCAGCCTCTCGGTGGTAAGGCCCAGTTCGGTGGCCAGCGCTTCGGTGAGATGGAGTGCTGGGCGATGCAGGCCTACGGCGCGGCTTACACGCTGCAGGAACTGCTGACCATCAAGTCGGACGACGTGGTCGGTCGAGTCAAGGTGTACGAAGCCATCGTCAAGGGCGAGAACATCCCGGAACCCGGCATCCCCGAGTCGTTCAAGGTGCTCCTCAAGGAGCTCCAGTCGCTCTGCCTCAACGTGGAGGTGTTGTCCTCGGACGGTGCTGCCATCACGATGGCGGACGGCGACGACGAGGACTTGGAGCGAGCTGCAGCGAACTTGGGCATCAACCTGTCCAGGAACGAAGCAGCGACGGTCGACGACCTCGCGAACTAG
- a CDS encoding DNA-directed RNA polymerase subunit beta': MLDVNFFDELRIGLASAEDIRNWSYGEVKKPETINYRTLKPEKDGLFCEKIFGPTRDWECYCGKYKRVRFKGIICERCGVEVTRAKVRRERMGHIELAAPVTHIWYFKGVPSRLGYLLDLAPKDLEKIIYFAAYVIVGVDEELRHNELSTLEAEMQVEKKAVADQRDADLEARAQKLEADIAELEAEGAKSDVRRKVKDGGEREMRQLRDRAQRELDRLDEIWTTFTKLSVKQLIIDELLYRELVDRYGEYFTGAMGAESIQILMQNFDLDAEAESLRETIRSGKGQKKLRALKRLKVVAAFQTNGNSPMGMVLNAVPVIPPELRPMVQLDGGRFATSDLNDLYRRVINRNNRLKRLIDLGAPEIIVNNEKRMLQESVDALFDNGRRGRPVTGPGNRPLKSLSDLLKGKQGRFRQNLLGKRVDYSGRSVIVVGPQLKLHQCGLPKLMALELFKPFVMKRLVDLNHAQNIKSAKRMVERKRVQVWDVLEEVIAEHPVLLNRAPTLHRLGIQAFEPQLVEGKAIQLHPLVCEAFNADFDGDQMAVHLPLSAEAQAEARILMLSSNNILSPASGRPLAMPRLDMVTGLFHLTRLDEGVVGELVAPSHDSAEQGVYSSPAEAQMAVDRGALTVQSLIKVRLTTQRPSREQENEVFPEGWKYGESWTAVTTLGRVLFNELLPADYPFVNEQMPKKRQATIINDLAERYPMIVVAQTVDKLKDVGFYWATRSGVTISISDVLVPPEKPAIIEDFEAQADKIEKQYQRGALDKKERNSALVTIWQEATEKVGKAMEAHFPDDNPIPMIVKSGAAGNMTQVRSLAGMKGLVTNPKGEFIPRPIKSSFKEGLTVLEYFINTHGARKGLADTALRTADSGYLTRRLVDVSQDVIVRETDCGTERGIVTTISEKQANGSMIRDAHVETSTYARTLAADAIDENGNVIVERGHDLGDPAIDALLEAGITQVKVRSVLTCTTGTGVCATCYGRSMATGKLVDIGEAVGIVAAQSIGEPGTQLTMRTFHQGGVAGADITGGLPRVQELFEARVPKGKAPIADVTGRVQLEDGDRFYKITIVPDDGGEEVVYDKLSKRQRLRVFKHADGEDRLLTDGDHVEVGQQLMEGAADPHEVLRVMGPRQVQIHLVNEVQEVYRSQGVSIHDKHIEVIVRQMLRRVTIIDSGATEFLPGSLTERAEFESANRRVVAEGREPAAGRPVLMGITKASLATDSWLSAASFQETTRVLTDAAINCRSDKLIGLKENVIIGKLIPAGTGINRYRNIQVQPTEEARAAAYAVPAYDDQYYSPDGFGQNTGAAVPLDDYGFSNDYR, translated from the coding sequence GTGCTCGACGTCAACTTCTTCGATGAACTCCGCATTGGCTTGGCCAGCGCAGAGGACATCCGCAATTGGTCCTACGGCGAGGTCAAGAAGCCGGAGACCATCAACTACCGAACGCTCAAGCCTGAGAAGGACGGACTCTTCTGCGAGAAGATCTTCGGCCCCACCAGGGACTGGGAGTGCTACTGCGGTAAGTACAAGCGTGTCCGCTTCAAGGGCATCATCTGTGAGCGTTGTGGCGTCGAGGTAACTCGCGCCAAGGTTCGTCGTGAGCGCATGGGTCACATCGAACTGGCCGCACCGGTCACGCACATCTGGTACTTCAAGGGTGTGCCGAGCCGCCTCGGTTACCTGCTCGACCTGGCTCCGAAGGATCTCGAAAAGATCATCTACTTCGCTGCCTACGTTATCGTCGGTGTCGACGAGGAGCTCCGTCACAACGAGCTGTCCACCCTCGAAGCCGAGATGCAGGTCGAGAAGAAGGCTGTCGCAGATCAGCGCGACGCCGATCTCGAGGCACGCGCACAGAAGCTCGAAGCAGATATCGCCGAGCTCGAGGCAGAGGGCGCCAAGTCCGATGTCCGCCGCAAGGTCAAGGACGGCGGCGAGCGCGAAATGCGTCAGCTCCGTGACCGCGCACAGCGTGAGCTGGATCGTCTCGACGAGATCTGGACCACCTTCACCAAGCTGAGCGTCAAGCAGCTCATCATCGACGAGCTCCTGTACCGCGAGCTTGTCGACCGTTACGGCGAGTACTTCACGGGTGCGATGGGCGCAGAGTCCATCCAGATCCTGATGCAGAACTTCGACCTCGACGCCGAAGCAGAGTCTCTTCGCGAGACGATCCGCAGCGGCAAGGGCCAGAAGAAGCTGCGTGCTCTCAAGCGCCTCAAGGTGGTTGCGGCTTTCCAGACCAACGGCAACTCGCCGATGGGCATGGTCCTCAACGCTGTTCCGGTGATCCCGCCGGAGCTTCGCCCGATGGTTCAGCTCGACGGTGGACGTTTCGCGACGTCCGACCTCAACGATCTGTACCGCCGCGTCATCAACCGCAACAACCGCCTCAAGCGACTGATCGATCTCGGTGCTCCCGAGATCATCGTCAACAACGAGAAGCGGATGCTGCAGGAGTCGGTCGACGCACTGTTCGACAACGGTCGTCGTGGACGTCCGGTCACCGGACCGGGTAACCGCCCGCTGAAGTCCCTGAGCGATCTGCTCAAGGGCAAGCAGGGTCGTTTCCGTCAGAACCTCCTCGGTAAGCGTGTCGACTACTCGGGTCGTTCGGTTATCGTCGTCGGTCCTCAGCTGAAGCTGCACCAGTGTGGTCTGCCCAAGCTGATGGCTCTGGAGCTCTTCAAGCCGTTCGTGATGAAGCGTCTGGTTGATCTGAACCACGCGCAGAACATCAAGTCGGCCAAGCGCATGGTCGAGCGCAAGCGCGTCCAGGTGTGGGATGTCCTCGAAGAGGTCATCGCCGAGCATCCCGTGCTGCTCAACCGTGCACCTACGCTGCACCGTCTGGGTATCCAGGCATTCGAGCCGCAGCTGGTCGAGGGCAAGGCCATTCAGCTCCACCCGCTGGTGTGTGAGGCCTTCAACGCCGACTTCGACGGTGACCAGATGGCTGTGCACCTTCCGCTGTCCGCGGAGGCGCAGGCCGAGGCTCGCATCTTGATGCTGTCCTCGAACAACATCCTGTCGCCCGCTTCGGGTCGTCCGCTCGCCATGCCGCGTCTGGACATGGTCACGGGTCTGTTCCACCTCACTCGTCTCGACGAGGGTGTTGTGGGCGAGCTCGTTGCGCCGAGTCACGACAGTGCCGAGCAGGGCGTGTACTCCAGCCCCGCCGAGGCACAGATGGCCGTCGATCGTGGCGCGCTGACGGTTCAGTCGCTCATCAAGGTGCGTCTGACCACCCAGCGTCCGTCGCGTGAGCAGGAGAACGAAGTTTTCCCCGAGGGCTGGAAGTACGGCGAAAGCTGGACTGCAGTCACCACTTTGGGTCGCGTGCTCTTCAACGAGCTGCTTCCGGCGGACTACCCGTTCGTCAACGAGCAGATGCCGAAGAAGCGTCAGGCAACGATCATCAACGATCTCGCCGAGCGTTACCCGATGATCGTCGTTGCTCAGACCGTCGACAAGCTCAAGGACGTCGGCTTCTACTGGGCCACGCGTTCCGGTGTCACCATCTCCATCTCGGACGTTCTCGTTCCGCCGGAGAAGCCTGCCATCATCGAGGACTTCGAGGCTCAGGCCGACAAGATCGAGAAGCAGTACCAGCGTGGTGCTTTGGACAAGAAGGAGCGCAACAGCGCTCTGGTCACCATTTGGCAGGAAGCGACCGAAAAGGTCGGCAAGGCCATGGAGGCTCACTTCCCCGACGACAACCCGATCCCGATGATCGTGAAGTCCGGCGCAGCCGGCAACATGACTCAGGTTCGTTCGCTCGCCGGTATGAAGGGCCTGGTGACAAACCCGAAGGGTGAGTTCATCCCGCGTCCGATCAAGTCTTCCTTCAAGGAAGGCCTGACCGTTCTCGAGTACTTCATTAACACTCACGGTGCTCGTAAGGGTCTGGCCGATACCGCTCTGCGTACCGCCGACTCGGGTTACCTGACCCGTCGTCTGGTGGACGTGTCGCAGGACGTCATCGTTCGCGAGACCGACTGTGGCACCGAGCGCGGCATCGTCACGACCATCTCGGAGAAGCAGGCCAATGGCTCGATGATCCGCGATGCTCACGTCGAGACCAGCACGTATGCACGTACGTTGGCTGCCGACGCGATCGACGAGAACGGCAACGTCATCGTCGAGCGTGGACACGATCTCGGTGACCCCGCGATCGACGCTCTGCTCGAGGCCGGCATCACGCAGGTCAAGGTCCGTTCGGTCCTTACCTGCACCACCGGCACCGGCGTTTGCGCCACTTGCTACGGCCGTTCCATGGCCACCGGCAAGCTGGTCGACATCGGTGAGGCTGTCGGTATTGTTGCCGCACAGTCGATCGGTGAGCCCGGTACCCAGCTGACCATGCGTACTTTCCACCAGGGTGGTGTGGCAGGAGCCGACATCACCGGTGGTCTGCCGCGTGTCCAGGAGCTGTTCGAGGCACGTGTGCCGAAGGGCAAGGCTCCGATCGCGGACGTCACCGGTCGGGTACAGCTCGAAGACGGCGATCGTTTCTACAAGATCACGATCGTGCCGGACGACGGCGGCGAAGAGGTTGTCTACGACAAGCTCAGCAAGCGTCAGCGTCTGCGTGTCTTCAAGCACGCCGACGGCGAAGACCGCCTTCTGACAGACGGTGACCACGTCGAGGTTGGACAGCAGCTCATGGAAGGTGCTGCCGATCCCCACGAGGTCCTGCGAGTCATGGGTCCGCGTCAGGTTCAGATCCACTTGGTCAACGAGGTCCAGGAGGTGTACCGGAGCCAGGGTGTGTCGATCCACGACAAGCACATCGAGGTCATCGTGCGCCAGATGCTTCGTCGCGTGACGATCATCGATTCCGGTGCCACCGAGTTCCTGCCCGGCTCGCTCACTGAGCGCGCCGAGTTCGAATCGGCCAACCGCCGCGTTGTCGCTGAGGGCCGCGAGCCCGCAGCAGGCCGTCCGGTGCTCATGGGTATCACGAAGGCGTCGCTCGCGACGGATTCGTGGCTGTCCGCGGCATCGTTCCAGGAGACCACTCGCGTCTTGACCGATGCGGCAATCAACTGCCGCTCGGACAAGCTGATCGGTCTGAAGGAAAATGTCATCATCGGAAAGCTGATCCCTGCCGGTACCGGTATCAACCGTTACCGCAACATCCAGGTTCAGCCCACCGAAGAAGCTCGCGCCGCTGCCTACGCAGTGCCCGCGTACGACGACCAGTACTACAGCCCGGACGGCTTCGGCCAGAACACCGGCGCTGCAGTTCCGCTGGACGACTACGGCTTCAGCAACGACTACCGCTAG
- a CDS encoding SixA phosphatase family protein: MADHRTLVLMRHGKSSYPEGIRDHERPLADRGLREARIGGEWLRENVPPIDAVLCSTSRRTVETLAATAIEAPTGFEKSIYGGSPADVINAVRTTSESVRTLLVVGHEPGIPWTALDLASNENSEAAGRIKDKFPTSAIAVLSVPVPWVELDDAVATLLEFHVPR; this comes from the coding sequence ATGGCCGACCACCGCACCCTCGTACTCATGCGACACGGAAAGTCCAGTTACCCCGAAGGCATTCGCGATCACGAACGCCCACTCGCCGATCGCGGGCTCAGAGAAGCGCGAATCGGCGGAGAATGGCTCCGGGAAAACGTCCCACCGATCGACGCCGTGTTGTGCTCTACCTCGCGCCGAACCGTGGAAACTTTGGCGGCCACAGCAATCGAGGCGCCGACGGGGTTCGAGAAATCCATCTACGGCGGCTCCCCCGCGGACGTGATCAACGCCGTCCGAACCACGTCCGAAAGCGTCAGGACCCTCCTCGTTGTCGGCCACGAACCCGGGATCCCTTGGACTGCACTCGATCTGGCATCCAATGAAAATTCCGAAGCGGCCGGGCGCATCAAGGACAAATTCCCGACATCAGCGATCGCTGTATTGTCCGTGCCCGTGCCGTGGGTAGAACTCGACGACGCCGTCGCAACGCTGCTCGAATTTCACGTTCCGCGCTGA
- a CDS encoding acyl-[acyl-carrier-protein] thioesterase, which produces MNPDLALAPQPTRGPTFVKSRPVRTGDIDAAKQVRLDAVARYLQDIGNDNIEAAGAIETHPLWIVRRTVIDVIRPAIWPEQLTLTRWCSGFSTRWANMRVRFDGSNGALMETEGFWIHISPESGIPTRMSDEFMKPLEESTDEHRLKWKRVIADNAPQADEPDVLDTPFALRVTDIDPFDHVNNAVYWQAVEEIISARTELRSVPHRALIEYLSPIVAGDEVILRNRIDNAGLTVWFLVGDALRAVARVSAL; this is translated from the coding sequence GTGAATCCCGATCTCGCACTCGCCCCGCAGCCGACCCGGGGTCCGACTTTCGTCAAATCGCGTCCCGTTCGCACCGGCGATATCGACGCAGCCAAACAGGTTCGACTCGATGCCGTTGCCCGCTATCTTCAAGACATCGGCAACGACAACATCGAAGCTGCTGGCGCCATCGAAACCCACCCACTGTGGATTGTGCGTCGTACCGTCATCGATGTCATTCGCCCGGCGATCTGGCCAGAACAGTTGACCCTGACCCGTTGGTGCTCCGGATTCTCGACACGATGGGCAAACATGCGCGTGCGCTTCGACGGAAGCAACGGTGCCCTCATGGAAACCGAGGGATTCTGGATCCACATCAGCCCCGAGTCCGGCATACCCACCCGCATGAGTGACGAGTTCATGAAACCTCTCGAAGAGTCGACCGACGAACACCGCCTGAAATGGAAGCGCGTCATCGCAGACAACGCCCCGCAGGCCGATGAACCGGACGTCCTCGACACTCCCTTCGCCCTGCGCGTGACCGATATCGATCCCTTCGACCACGTCAACAACGCTGTTTACTGGCAAGCCGTCGAGGAGATCATCAGCGCGCGTACGGAATTGCGATCAGTACCGCACCGGGCGCTGATCGAATACCTCTCGCCCATCGTCGCCGGCGACGAGGTCATCCTCCGAAACCGCATCGACAACGCCGGTCTCACTGTGTGGTTCCTGGTCGGCGACGCCCTACGTGCAGTTGCGCGAGTCAGCGCACTCTAA
- a CDS encoding Rv1355c family protein: protein MVSVESDTSWRARLFDESLADDVVGLNELRGQQETTTLDFRSRLREELSGIRGLPRRELMNEPSRWVYYPWRRMLVGILGPESFSILRLDRNRNKITRDEQLRLRGMTIGVVGLSVGHAIAHALVIEGLCGEIRLADFDTMALSNLNRVPAGILDLGVNKAVVAARRIAELDPYLTVSVFPDGLSDTNSAAFFDGLDLVIEECDSLDVKFSVRRYAREQRIPVLMGTTDRGLLDVERFDLEPDRPLFHGRLGEVDVAVLAELPIKEKIPYALRLLSAPELSPRMAASLVEVGSTLSTWPQLGSEVVSGAASVAAAVRRIGLGHALPSGRIRIDPDEQLNRLNWEPPERAGTASGIDDSVTRVTPGDGIDAVVEAVRWAPSGVTHNHGSFGSATTGYTFTRISAEPR, encoded by the coding sequence ATGGTGTCTGTCGAGAGTGACACATCGTGGCGGGCGAGGCTGTTCGACGAATCTCTCGCCGATGACGTCGTGGGATTGAACGAGCTTCGAGGGCAACAGGAAACGACGACGCTCGATTTTCGGTCCCGCCTGCGTGAGGAACTTTCCGGGATTCGGGGTCTGCCGCGTCGGGAACTTATGAACGAACCCAGCAGATGGGTGTACTACCCCTGGCGGCGGATGCTTGTGGGAATACTTGGTCCAGAATCATTTTCGATCCTTCGCCTCGACCGGAATCGGAACAAGATCACCCGCGACGAACAGTTGCGCCTACGTGGGATGACAATCGGTGTTGTCGGCTTGAGTGTGGGGCATGCCATCGCCCATGCCCTGGTGATCGAAGGTTTGTGCGGCGAAATCAGATTAGCTGATTTCGATACGATGGCACTGTCCAATCTGAATCGTGTTCCTGCTGGAATCCTCGATCTGGGCGTCAACAAGGCCGTGGTCGCAGCTCGGCGTATTGCCGAACTTGATCCGTATCTGACGGTTTCCGTGTTCCCGGACGGATTGTCGGACACGAACAGTGCTGCCTTCTTCGACGGACTTGATCTCGTGATCGAAGAATGTGATTCGCTTGACGTCAAGTTCTCAGTGCGCCGATATGCGCGGGAACAACGGATTCCGGTTTTGATGGGAACCACCGACCGCGGACTTCTGGATGTGGAGCGATTCGATCTCGAACCGGACCGCCCGTTGTTTCACGGCCGTCTCGGTGAGGTGGACGTTGCTGTGTTGGCGGAGTTGCCTATCAAGGAGAAGATTCCGTATGCGCTGCGGCTTCTTTCGGCCCCCGAGCTGTCGCCGAGGATGGCTGCGTCGTTGGTGGAAGTTGGATCGACACTGTCCACCTGGCCGCAACTCGGCAGCGAGGTGGTCTCGGGAGCAGCTTCGGTCGCGGCGGCGGTGCGAAGGATCGGGCTCGGCCACGCTCTCCCGTCCGGGCGAATCCGAATCGACCCGGACGAGCAGTTGAATCGGCTGAACTGGGAACCACCGGAGCGCGCCGGCACGGCCTCGGGAATCGACGATTCCGTCACCCGCGTGACTCCGGGCGACGGAATCGACGCGGTGGTCGAAGCGGTACGGTGGGCGCCGTCGGGGGTAACGCACAACCATGGTTCGTTCGGGTCCGCGACGACGGGATACACATTCACGCGGATTTCAGCCGAACCTCGTTGA